Proteins encoded by one window of Hydrotalea sp.:
- the trpB gene encoding tryptophan synthase subunit beta: protein MSKTPPNNYHFGPDDNGHFGQFGGRYVAETLMPLILAVEQAWKKYRHDKEFRAELDYYLEHYAGRPSPLYFAEKFTKHLNGAKIYFKRDELNHTGSHKINNVLGQILLARKMGKKKIIAETGAGQHGVAVATVCALFDMECKIFMGAKDVARQEQNVFRMKLLGAEVVAVTGGSQTLKDAMNEALRYWVDKVLDTFYIIGTVAGPHPYPEMVREFQSVIGKEARVQIMKAEGRLPDALIACIGGGSNAMGLFYPFLNDPEVKIFGVEAGGMGIASHQHAASISGGQPGVLHGNRTYLLQDDDGQIEEAFSISAGLDYPGIGPEHSYLHSVARVNYVSATDAEAVAAFQLCARLEGIIPALEPAHAIAHLIKLAPTMGKDEIIIMNLCGRGDKDVPQMMERLKK from the coding sequence ATGTCAAAAACACCCCCCAACAATTATCACTTTGGCCCCGACGATAATGGTCATTTTGGCCAATTTGGCGGCCGTTATGTAGCCGAAACCTTGATGCCGCTGATATTGGCGGTCGAGCAAGCATGGAAAAAATACCGCCATGATAAAGAATTCCGCGCCGAATTGGATTATTATTTGGAACATTACGCCGGCCGCCCCAGCCCGCTTTATTTTGCCGAAAAATTTACCAAGCACCTTAATGGCGCAAAAATTTATTTTAAGCGCGATGAATTAAACCACACCGGCAGTCACAAAATAAACAACGTGCTTGGCCAGATATTATTGGCGCGCAAAATGGGCAAGAAAAAAATCATCGCCGAAACCGGTGCCGGCCAACATGGTGTGGCGGTTGCCACGGTGTGCGCCCTGTTCGATATGGAATGCAAAATTTTTATGGGGGCGAAGGACGTGGCGCGCCAAGAGCAAAATGTTTTCCGCATGAAATTGCTGGGGGCGGAGGTTGTGGCCGTCACTGGCGGCAGTCAAACCCTGAAGGATGCAATGAACGAGGCCTTGCGTTATTGGGTCGATAAGGTGCTTGATACATTTTATATCATCGGCACCGTCGCCGGGCCGCACCCCTACCCCGAAATGGTGCGCGAATTCCAATCGGTAATTGGTAAGGAAGCCCGCGTGCAAATAATGAAGGCCGAGGGGCGATTGCCAGACGCGCTGATTGCCTGCATCGGCGGTGGCAGTAACGCCATGGGTTTGTTCTATCCATTTTTAAACGACCCCGAGGTTAAAATTTTCGGCGTCGAGGCCGGCGGCATGGGCATTGCCAGCCACCAACATGCGGCGTCAATTTCCGGTGGGCAACCGGGGGTTCTGCATGGCAACCGCACCTATTTATTGCAAGACGACGATGGGCAAATTGAGGAGGCCTTTTCCATCTCCGCCGGATTGGATTACCCGGGGATAGGCCCCGAACATTCTTATCTTCATTCAGTGGCCCGCGTCAATTATGTCTCGGCGACCGACGCGGAAGCCGTCGCGGCATTTCAATTATGCGCCAGGTTGGAGGGGATAATTCCCGCGCTGGAGCCAGCCCACGCCATCGCCCATCTTATCAAACTCGCGCCAACCATGGGCAAAGACGAAATAATCATCATGAACCTGTGCGGTCGCGGTGATAAGGATGTGCCGCAGATGATGGAACGGCTGAAAAAATAA
- a CDS encoding dihydroorotate dehydrogenase 2, translating into MLSFLRLLPPEMAHRLTLRLLPAASYLYGSFSDYNRQNNIAQELFGMTFLNPFGMAAGFDKNAVASRAIMRMGFGFLEVGTVTPNPQAGNPPPRLFRLNRERAIINRLGFPSDGMVVVRQNLIEANQVEFSGYKKQTMARENIDSLTDEKMAQIQKRWDEEEEGLKTGASWLWPCPLFINIGPNKNSEKPINDFAIVAKKLSPLASGFVINVSSPNTAGLRALQTPESLKKIIDKVRKVSTKPLLLKFSPDLTSQQVEAMAQFCLQEKIDGAVLTNTTIARAGVERSRYKDETGGLSGKPLFNAATRILAQFYLASRGKIPLIGVGGVMSPEDAVEKIRAGASLVEGYSGFVYHGRALLLESLKMLDHETKRTPLVSLIGSSAGEYAKY; encoded by the coding sequence ATGCTATCTTTTCTTCGCCTGTTGCCGCCCGAAATGGCGCATCGCCTGACGCTCCGCCTATTGCCTGCCGCCTCCTATTTATATGGCAGTTTTTCTGATTACAACCGCCAGAACAACATCGCCCAGGAATTATTCGGCATGACGTTCCTTAACCCATTTGGCATGGCCGCCGGTTTTGATAAAAACGCGGTGGCATCACGCGCCATCATGCGCATGGGTTTTGGATTTTTGGAGGTTGGCACCGTCACCCCCAACCCGCAAGCTGGCAACCCGCCACCGCGGCTGTTCCGCCTGAATCGCGAACGGGCGATTATCAATCGCTTGGGCTTCCCCAGCGACGGCATGGTGGTTGTTAGGCAAAACCTTATCGAGGCCAACCAAGTGGAATTTAGCGGTTATAAAAAACAAACCATGGCGCGCGAAAATATCGACAGCCTGACCGATGAAAAAATGGCGCAAATCCAAAAACGATGGGATGAGGAAGAGGAGGGTTTAAAAACCGGCGCGTCGTGGCTGTGGCCTTGTCCATTGTTTATCAACATTGGCCCCAACAAGAATTCCGAAAAACCGATAAATGATTTCGCCATTGTCGCAAAAAAATTATCGCCCCTGGCATCGGGGTTTGTTATCAATGTGTCATCGCCCAACACGGCGGGCCTACGCGCGTTGCAAACGCCTGAAAGTTTAAAAAAAATTATTGATAAAGTGCGAAAGGTTTCGACCAAACCGCTGTTGTTGAAATTCTCCCCCGATTTAACCAGCCAACAGGTCGAGGCGATGGCGCAATTTTGCCTGCAGGAAAAAATCGACGGCGCGGTGTTAACCAACACCACCATCGCCCGTGCCGGTGTCGAACGGTCGCGTTACAAAGACGAAACCGGCGGTTTAAGTGGCAAACCATTGTTCAACGCCGCGACGCGCATCCTGGCGCAATTTTATTTGGCATCCAGGGGGAAAATTCCGTTGATTGGCGTCGGCGGGGTTATGTCGCCCGAGGATGCGGTGGAAAAAATTCGCGCCGGCGCAAGTTTGGTCGAGGGCTATAGCGGGTTTGTTTACCACGGTCGCGCCTTGCTATTGGAGTCATTGAAAATGCTTGACCACGAAACAAAAAGAACGCCATTGGTATCGCTGATTGGGAGCTCTGCGGGGGAATATGCAAAATACTAA
- the aroE gene encoding shikimate dehydrogenase yields the protein MQNTKSPDNFPVAGVIGHPITHSLSPALHNHWLKKMGLPGRYESRDVAPADCARFFADLRNGKVGWVGCNVTLPHKIVALDHCDVLSDAAKKIGAVNTIIVRNGKLHGDNTDWLGFSENLLSWAAFRAVPKNRAVVIGAGGAARGVIYGLQQLGFGDIIVVNRTVEKLQDLRDDFGIAVDSLASLPKHIGAANLLVNATSLGLKGEMLPVDFTTLPRGILLHDIIYGAHLTHFLTTGKEFGFAVKDGLGMLIHQGIPGFKAWFKTDKNPPVDDDLRHYLLSQKK from the coding sequence ATGCAAAATACTAAATCACCCGACAATTTTCCGGTCGCCGGTGTTATCGGCCACCCGATAACCCATTCCCTAAGCCCCGCCCTGCATAACCATTGGCTGAAAAAAATGGGCTTGCCCGGCCGTTATGAATCGCGCGACGTCGCGCCGGCGGATTGCGCGCGGTTTTTTGCCGATTTGCGCAATGGTAAAGTTGGTTGGGTGGGTTGCAATGTAACCCTGCCGCATAAAATTGTTGCGCTGGACCATTGCGATGTTTTAAGCGATGCGGCAAAAAAAATTGGCGCGGTTAATACGATAATTGTGCGGAACGGCAAATTGCATGGCGACAATACCGATTGGTTGGGGTTTAGTGAAAACCTGTTGTCTTGGGCGGCATTTCGTGCCGTCCCTAAAAACCGCGCGGTGGTTATCGGTGCGGGTGGCGCGGCGCGCGGGGTGATTTACGGCCTGCAACAATTGGGGTTTGGCGACATCATTGTTGTCAACCGCACGGTAGAAAAATTGCAAGATTTGCGCGATGATTTTGGCATCGCTGTCGATTCCTTGGCATCCTTGCCAAAACATATTGGCGCGGCGAACCTGCTGGTTAATGCGACTTCGCTCGGGCTTAAGGGTGAAATGTTGCCGGTCGATTTCACGACCTTACCACGCGGCATTTTATTGCATGATATTATTTATGGGGCGCATTTGACTCATTTTTTGACAACCGGCAAAGAATTTGGCTTTGCGGTGAAGGATGGGTTGGGCATGCTTATCCACCAGGGCATCCCCGGTTTTAAGGCTTGGTTCAAAACCGACAAAAACCCGCCGGTCGATGATGATTTACGCCATTATTTATTGTCACAGAAAAAATAA
- the coaE gene encoding dephospho-CoA kinase (Dephospho-CoA kinase (CoaE) performs the final step in coenzyme A biosynthesis.), with protein sequence MVEKKLQIIGLTGSIATGKSAVAAILTARGFHVLDADDAAKQLSAVGGAAHDEIATRFPMALRDDKTIDRKKLAAVVFADKEKLTQLEKILHPKIKNLRDEFYAAARQRGDKVIFIMVPLLFEKAIDQECDKTWVVTSTPAVQSERALHRPGMTPELLDKIRASQMPDAEKIKRADVVIENNGTLDDLKQKIDSAIKTL encoded by the coding sequence ATGGTTGAAAAAAAATTACAAATCATCGGCTTAACCGGTTCTATAGCGACCGGCAAATCGGCGGTGGCGGCTATCTTGACCGCGCGGGGTTTCCACGTGCTCGACGCTGACGACGCGGCCAAACAATTGTCGGCCGTCGGCGGTGCCGCCCATGACGAAATTGCAACCCGATTCCCCATGGCGTTGCGCGACGACAAAACAATCGACCGAAAAAAATTGGCGGCGGTGGTCTTCGCCGATAAGGAAAAATTGACGCAATTGGAAAAAATCCTCCACCCAAAAATAAAAAACCTGCGCGACGAATTTTACGCGGCGGCGCGGCAACGCGGCGACAAGGTTATTTTTATCATGGTGCCGCTGTTGTTTGAAAAAGCCATCGACCAAGAATGCGATAAAACATGGGTCGTAACCTCAACCCCCGCGGTGCAAAGCGAACGGGCATTGCACCGCCCCGGCATGACCCCCGAATTATTGGATAAGATTCGCGCCAGCCAAATGCCAGACGCCGAAAAAATAAAACGCGCTGACGTGGTGATTGAAAACAACGGCACGCTGGATGACCTAAAGCAAAAAATCGATTCGGCGATAAAAACCTTATAG
- a CDS encoding ABC transporter substrate-binding protein: MNSLVVSTKKNTQKVAKRFVRQIGATAAVALVAGLLTATFPNVAKAACDTPNKMCGNELKVFDYGGNNIIGWVPDYAKKYPKAPTWLVFVDTGEALAKVRGGFQVDIANLSNSDNSKDNPYWLDYIQPWDTSKITGWKDIYPFWKNAPGFEPINGKYYMIPTYFGIEAAVYDSRRIQTGEIKSLKDFADPKYKGRVFMPDTAYDNYAFCMLAMGMKKPFLKLTKADIDTCDPFLRSVAKNVRLYYTDSDNVVVGLKTGELWLGWAWMDQPLTANKERAKDPKGDKKQVILDRELGIALFASGMVLLKNAKPANIELAYDYTNALLNGGADWLVHQWGYGSPNKKSMDALEAKEPNLLKKHYIDNLESYVKSNKAVIFATLPKDVNDYAISKWEQIKSGAAPK, translated from the coding sequence ATGAATTCGTTAGTTGTCTCAACCAAAAAAAATACGCAAAAAGTTGCGAAGCGTTTTGTGCGTCAAATTGGTGCAACCGCCGCCGTGGCGTTGGTTGCCGGGCTGTTGACCGCGACCTTTCCCAATGTGGCGAAGGCGGCCTGTGACACGCCGAATAAAATGTGCGGCAATGAATTGAAAGTATTCGATTACGGCGGCAATAATATCATCGGTTGGGTGCCGGATTACGCAAAAAAATACCCCAAAGCACCAACCTGGCTGGTGTTTGTTGATACGGGCGAGGCATTGGCCAAGGTTAGGGGCGGGTTTCAAGTTGATATCGCCAACCTCAGCAATTCTGATAATAGCAAAGACAACCCCTATTGGCTCGACTATATCCAGCCGTGGGATACAAGCAAAATTACCGGCTGGAAAGATATTTATCCATTTTGGAAAAATGCCCCCGGGTTTGAACCAATCAATGGCAAATATTACATGATACCAACCTATTTTGGCATTGAGGCCGCGGTTTATGACTCGCGCCGCATTCAAACGGGCGAAATAAAATCATTGAAGGATTTTGCCGACCCAAAATACAAGGGTCGCGTTTTTATGCCCGATACCGCCTATGACAATTATGCTTTTTGCATGTTGGCAATGGGGATGAAGAAGCCATTTTTAAAATTAACCAAGGCCGATATTGATACCTGCGACCCATTTTTGCGGTCGGTGGCGAAAAACGTGCGGCTTTATTACACCGACAGCGACAATGTGGTGGTGGGTTTAAAAACCGGCGAACTATGGTTGGGTTGGGCTTGGATGGACCAACCACTCACCGCCAATAAGGAACGGGCAAAAGATCCGAAGGGTGATAAGAAGCAAGTGATTTTGGACAGGGAGTTGGGTATTGCCCTGTTTGCGTCTGGCATGGTGTTGCTAAAAAACGCCAAACCAGCCAATATCGAGTTAGCCTATGACTACACCAACGCGCTCCTCAATGGCGGTGCCGATTGGTTGGTGCATCAATGGGGTTATGGCTCGCCCAATAAAAAGTCGATGGACGCGTTGGAAGCCAAGGAACCCAATTTGTTAAAAAAACATTATATTGATAACCTTGAATCATATGTTAAATCAAACAAGGCGGTTATCTTCGCCACCCTGCCCAAGGATGTAAACGATTACGCCATATCAAAATGGGAACAGATTAAATCTGGCGCGGCCCCGAAGTAA
- a CDS encoding VOC family protein: protein MNTTTLRDEKTSSDYTIDAGTKIGHTHLKVADLDRAIDFWRNIIGLELQQKMGQHAAFLSAGGYHHHIGLNTWESKDGTAPPPGTTGLYHVALLYPTRRALGVALKKLMEAKWPLDGAADHGVSEALYLRDPDGNGIELYWDRSPKYWPRDSDGKLAMFTSRLDLQSLLAEAEQ, encoded by the coding sequence ATGAACACGACCACCTTACGGGACGAAAAAACCTCCTCAGATTACACTATTGACGCTGGCACAAAAATTGGCCACACCCATTTAAAGGTCGCCGACCTGGATAGGGCGATTGATTTTTGGCGCAATATTATTGGGCTGGAATTGCAACAAAAAATGGGTCAGCATGCGGCTTTTCTTTCCGCCGGTGGCTATCATCACCATATTGGGCTTAATACATGGGAAAGCAAGGACGGCACCGCGCCGCCGCCGGGCACCACCGGCCTTTACCATGTGGCGTTGTTATACCCGACGCGACGCGCGTTGGGCGTGGCATTAAAAAAATTGATGGAGGCCAAATGGCCGCTGGACGGTGCGGCCGACCACGGCGTGTCGGAGGCATTATACCTGCGCGACCCGGATGGCAACGGCATCGAGTTATATTGGGACCGGTCGCCAAAATATTGGCCAAGGGATAGCGATGGAAAATTGGCGATGTTTACCAGCCGGTTGGATTTACAAAGCTTGCTGGCCGAAGCAGAGCAATAA